Proteins from a genomic interval of Schistocerca piceifrons isolate TAMUIC-IGC-003096 chromosome 3, iqSchPice1.1, whole genome shotgun sequence:
- the LOC124789112 gene encoding chondroadherin-like protein, whose product MRVASQCQSRSASVAAEVFRPLPYHATHDLSLQMLRIAKSLPLLLLLASWASAAPAVVSAPLSTMKASASSSSDESELAPSPCKTYWTYTGSKADCRAAGLTDLPASLDPAAQQLDLSDNNLTALRNGSLAALGLSALELLDAGANALAAVEPDAFRGLRLLRTVRLSDNRLRALHADTFAHNPRLQELFLDGNPLAALPADGAWLRAPLLLVLDASRCGLAALPRRALSALPHLRALYLARNRLRALPSAPGAFAASSALLFLDLSANRLRDLPAGAFSGLGALRRLDLQDNELLAPPAAAFAPLRSLARLELGGNPLACDCALYPLRSWATARNLSVRAHCAATGAAWTLLDNLDCPA is encoded by the exons ATGCGTGTGGCGTCGCAGTGCCAGTCTCGCTCCGCTTCCGTCGCCGCCGAGGTGTTCCGCCCGCTGCCGTACCACGCCACGCACGACCTGTCGCTCCAG ATGTTACGTATCGCAAagtcgctgccgctgctgctgctgctggcgtcgTGGGCGTCGGCCGCTCCGGCCGTCGTCTCGGCGCCCCTGTCGACGATGAAGGCGTCGGCGTCCTCGTCTTCGGACGAGTCCGAGCTGGCACCGTCGCCGTGCAAGACCTACTGGACGTACACCGGCTCCAAGGCGGACTGCCGGGCCGCCGGGCTCACCGACCTGCCGGCCTCGCTGGACCCGGCGGCGCAGCAGCTCGACCTGTCCGACAACAACCTGACGGCGCTGCGCAACGGCTCGCTGGCGGCGCTGGGGCTGTCGGCGCTCGAGCTGCTCGACGCGGGCGCCAACGCGCTGGCCGCCGTCGAGCCGGACGCGTTCCGCGGGCTGCGCCTGCTTCGCACCGTGCGCCTCAGCGACAACCGGCTGCGCGCGCTGCACGCCGACACGTTCGCGCACAACCCGCGCCTGCAGGAGCTCTTCCTGGACGGCAACCCGCTGGCGGCGCTGCCCGCCGACGGCGCCTGGCTGCGCGCGCCGCTGCTGCTCGTGCTCGACGCGTCGCGCTGCGGCCTGGCCGCGCTGCCGCGCCGCGCGCTCTCCGCGCTGCCGCACCTGCGCGCGCTCTACCTCGCGCGCAACAGGCTGCGCGCGCTGCCCTCCGCGCCGGGCGCCTTCGCCGCCTCGTCGGCGCTGCTCTTCCTCGACCTGTCGGCCAACCGGCTGCGCGACCTGCCCGCCGGCGCCTTCTCCGGGCTGGGCGCGCTGCGCAGGCTCGACCTGCAGGACAACGAGCTGCTGGCGCCGCCCGCCGCCGCCTTCGCGCCTCTGCGCTCGCTGGCGCGCCTCGAGCTGGGAGGCAACCCGCTGGCGTGCGACTGCGCGCTATACCCACTGCGCTCCTGGGCAACCGCGCGCAACCTGTCCGTGCGTGCGCACTGCGCCGCCACCGGTGCCGCCTGGACGCTGCTCGACAACCTCGACTGCCCGGCCTGA